From the genome of Nakamurella flavida, one region includes:
- a CDS encoding Lrp/AsnC family transcriptional regulator yields MDSVDRTLITALRTDGRASYAELARMVGLSSSAVHERVAKLESSGVITGFRATVDPETIGLGVTALVGIEPGESGSDEVIAAALHAMPEVESCYGVAGDEAFVIQVRVPTVGLLYECLGRLRSIEGVARTRTTVVLATRFEHRPARLADPV; encoded by the coding sequence ATGGACTCGGTCGACAGAACTTTGATCACGGCGCTGCGGACGGACGGGCGGGCCAGTTACGCGGAGTTGGCGCGGATGGTGGGTCTGTCCTCGTCCGCCGTCCACGAGAGGGTGGCGAAACTGGAGTCCTCGGGGGTGATCACCGGTTTCCGGGCCACCGTGGACCCGGAGACCATCGGCCTCGGGGTGACGGCCCTGGTCGGGATCGAGCCGGGGGAGAGCGGCAGCGACGAGGTCATCGCCGCGGCCCTGCACGCCATGCCGGAGGTGGAGAGCTGCTACGGGGTGGCCGGGGACGAGGCGTTCGTCATCCAGGTGCGGGTGCCGACCGTGGGACTGCTGTACGAGTGCCTCGGCCGCCTGCGGTCCATCGAGGGGGTGGCCCGCACCCGGACGACCGTCGTGCTGGCGACCCGGTTCGAGCACCGGCCCGCCCGGTTGGCCGACCCGGTCTGA
- a CDS encoding BldC family transcriptional regulator, with the protein MDTAERLLTPGEVALMFRVDPKTVTRWASAGRIGSIRTPGGHRRFRESEVSSLLADLTVEASRTSA; encoded by the coding sequence ATGGATACGGCCGAGAGACTGTTGACTCCCGGGGAGGTGGCGCTGATGTTCCGGGTCGATCCCAAGACCGTCACCCGCTGGGCGTCCGCCGGCCGGATCGGTTCCATCCGCACGCCGGGTGGGCACCGCCGGTTCCGCGAGTCCGAGGTGAGCTCGCTGCTCGCCGATCTGACCGTGGAGGCCTCGCGCACCAGCGCGTGA
- the ccsB gene encoding c-type cytochrome biogenesis protein CcsB produces the protein MVNETLADWSNIGFELALAGYVVALVCYGIEFAARRGAVPTEAEAASVSLRQGQRGGTATLQGPIGHIGSAPRRSAAPLGARFGTAAVLVTVIGLAANILSILFRGLATSRLPLANMYEFTSMICAAAVLCWVIVLVKTRARTLGLFVMLPVVILAGVAFSVLYTPAGPVVPALNSYWKWIHVSTISISSSILLVTGAASVLYLIRGRYERRLSAQETLVASAGSGTVAAGEARSLAADTSLLSRLPSLATLDRIAYRTAIVAFPLYTFAVIAGALWAEVAWGRYWGWDPKETCAFVTWVVYAAYLHARATAGWRGRPAAWVSVVGFATIVFNLFFINMVVSGLHSYAGLN, from the coding sequence ATGGTGAACGAGACGCTCGCCGACTGGTCGAACATCGGCTTCGAGCTGGCCCTGGCCGGGTACGTGGTCGCCCTGGTCTGCTACGGGATCGAGTTCGCCGCCCGTCGCGGCGCGGTCCCCACCGAGGCCGAGGCGGCCAGCGTCAGCCTCCGGCAGGGGCAGCGCGGTGGGACGGCGACGCTGCAGGGGCCGATCGGGCACATCGGGTCGGCGCCCCGCCGGTCGGCGGCTCCGCTCGGTGCCCGCTTCGGCACGGCCGCGGTGCTGGTCACCGTCATCGGGTTGGCCGCCAACATCCTGTCCATCCTGTTCCGGGGGTTGGCCACCTCCCGGCTGCCGCTGGCCAACATGTACGAGTTCACGTCGATGATCTGCGCGGCCGCCGTGCTGTGCTGGGTGATCGTGCTGGTGAAGACCAGGGCCCGCACCCTCGGGTTGTTCGTCATGCTGCCGGTGGTCATCCTGGCCGGTGTCGCCTTCTCCGTTCTGTACACCCCGGCCGGGCCGGTCGTCCCCGCGCTGAACTCGTACTGGAAGTGGATCCACGTCTCCACCATCTCGATCTCGTCGAGCATCCTGCTGGTGACGGGCGCCGCTTCGGTGCTGTACCTGATCCGTGGTCGCTACGAGCGGCGGCTGTCCGCCCAGGAGACCCTGGTCGCGTCGGCCGGTAGCGGCACGGTCGCGGCGGGGGAGGCGCGGTCCCTGGCCGCCGACACCTCGCTGCTGTCCCGGCTGCCGTCCCTGGCCACCCTGGACCGCATCGCCTACCGGACCGCCATCGTCGCGTTCCCGCTGTACACCTTCGCGGTCATCGCCGGTGCGCTGTGGGCCGAGGTCGCCTGGGGTCGGTACTGGGGCTGGGACCCAAAGGAGACCTGCGCCTTCGTCACCTGGGTGGTCTACGCGGCGTACCTGCACGCCCGGGCGACGGCCGGCTGGCGCGGACGCCCCGCGGCCTGGGTGTCGGTCGTCGGCTTCGCGACGATCGTCTTCAACCTCTTCTTCATCAACATGGTCGTCTCCGGCCTGCACTCCTACGCCGGCCTGAACTGA
- the resB gene encoding cytochrome c biogenesis protein ResB, whose product MSIQDRISTRDDTPDPQPPRPGQGPVRAALAFLRNTWRQLTSMRTALVLLFLLALASLPGALLPQWSLNAAKTQTYINTYPTLGPILDRLGFFEVFASPWYAAIYLLLFTSLVGCVLPRCLDFYRQLRQPPVATPRNLSRLPHADTHQVAGAPDEVADRVLRGLKGWRVTRREEPGGVVTVSAEKGYLREVGNLVFHLSLLGLLVAIAVGKLVGYEGSVILNAGPDVNGVTQPFCSTSPSNYDNFRPGLTIDGTDMAPFCIKVDSFDAGYTEQGQAIAFEAGLQYQSGADAGTDRWGTDLLQVNDPLRMGQERLYLLGHGFTPQFTVTYPDGTVRPYEAVFQPENGNPNFLSSGVVKVTDPPGWVGDEVRQHQLAVVGLFAPTQVIRNGLMDSQFPSPRDPGVAVDVYVGDLGLEGGLAQSVFTIDQNQVDKGALVKQARENLSIGQSITLDDGTVITFSGFRQWVALQTSYDPAQGYALVFAVLLLVGLMISLTVKRRRVWFRLRPVAAVTPTGSASASPPSVVGRTVVDVGGLARTDQAGYGEEFDRLVTLGRPDPAAGKGGSAR is encoded by the coding sequence ATGTCCATCCAGGACCGGATCTCCACCCGCGACGACACACCCGATCCGCAGCCGCCGCGGCCGGGCCAGGGCCCGGTACGCGCTGCGCTGGCCTTCCTGCGCAACACCTGGCGGCAGTTGACCAGCATGCGCACCGCGCTGGTGCTGCTGTTCCTGCTCGCCCTGGCCTCTCTGCCGGGCGCGCTGCTCCCGCAGTGGTCGCTGAACGCGGCCAAGACCCAGACCTACATCAACACCTATCCGACCCTCGGCCCGATCCTGGACCGACTGGGCTTCTTCGAGGTGTTCGCCTCCCCCTGGTACGCGGCGATCTACCTTCTGCTGTTCACCTCCCTCGTCGGCTGTGTGCTGCCGCGCTGCCTGGACTTCTACCGCCAGCTCCGCCAGCCGCCGGTGGCCACCCCGCGCAACCTCTCCCGGCTGCCGCACGCCGACACCCACCAGGTCGCCGGCGCGCCGGACGAGGTCGCCGACCGGGTGCTGCGCGGCCTGAAGGGCTGGCGTGTCACCCGCCGCGAGGAGCCGGGCGGGGTGGTCACCGTCTCTGCGGAGAAGGGCTACCTGCGCGAGGTCGGCAACCTGGTCTTCCACCTGTCCCTTCTCGGGCTGCTCGTCGCCATCGCCGTGGGCAAGCTCGTCGGCTACGAGGGCTCGGTCATCCTCAACGCCGGCCCGGACGTCAACGGCGTCACCCAGCCGTTCTGCTCGACCTCGCCGTCGAACTACGACAACTTCCGCCCCGGCCTGACCATCGACGGCACCGACATGGCGCCGTTCTGCATCAAGGTCGACTCCTTCGACGCCGGGTACACCGAGCAGGGTCAGGCCATCGCCTTCGAGGCCGGCCTGCAGTACCAGTCCGGCGCGGACGCCGGGACCGATCGGTGGGGCACCGACCTGCTGCAGGTGAACGACCCGCTGCGGATGGGCCAGGAGCGGCTCTACCTGCTCGGTCACGGCTTCACCCCGCAGTTCACCGTCACCTACCCGGACGGCACCGTCCGCCCCTACGAGGCGGTCTTCCAGCCCGAGAACGGCAATCCGAACTTCCTGTCCTCCGGGGTGGTCAAGGTGACCGACCCGCCCGGTTGGGTCGGTGACGAGGTCCGCCAGCACCAGTTGGCCGTCGTCGGGTTGTTCGCGCCGACCCAGGTCATCCGGAACGGCCTGATGGACTCGCAGTTCCCGTCCCCGCGGGACCCGGGTGTGGCCGTCGACGTCTACGTCGGCGACCTCGGGCTCGAGGGCGGCCTGGCCCAGTCGGTGTTCACCATCGACCAGAACCAGGTCGACAAGGGCGCGCTGGTCAAGCAGGCCCGGGAGAACCTGAGCATCGGGCAGTCCATCACCCTGGACGACGGCACGGTCATCACCTTCAGCGGGTTCCGGCAGTGGGTCGCCCTGCAGACGTCCTACGACCCGGCGCAGGGGTACGCGCTGGTGTTCGCGGTGCTGCTGCTGGTCGGCCTGATGATCTCGTTGACCGTCAAGCGGCGTCGGGTCTGGTTCCGACTGCGGCCGGTCGCCGCCGTCACACCCACGGGGTCGGCCTCGGCCTCCCCACCGTCGGTGGTCGGACGTACCGTGGTGGACGTGGGCGGGTTGGCCCGCACCGACCAGGCCGGGTACGGCGAGGAGTTCGACCGCCTGGTCACCCTGGGCCGCCCGGATCCCGCGGCCGGCAAGGGCGGCTCGGCTCGCTGA
- a CDS encoding cytochrome c biogenesis CcdA family protein has protein sequence MLAQAPGITGTVQDGPFLVAAGLSVAAGAVSFASPCVLPLVPGYLSYLLSLTGAEARTAVPAQTVPAGAAGLPEPAPQEASARPARRRLVGATALFVLGFTVVFLLQSWAVLGLSRLLLTNQDVLLRVGGVIIIVLGVAMAGFVRPLQTERRLHLRPRGRILGAPLLGAVFALGWTVCLGPTLAGVLALAGSTSWGDSSARGLVLVLCYCAGLGVPFLLLALGFGWAGTAVAVLRRHSRTIQLVGAAALVVLGVLMVTGVWGQVIAWLQVSVSGSGTVL, from the coding sequence GTGCTCGCACAGGCCCCGGGGATCACCGGGACCGTGCAGGACGGGCCGTTCCTCGTCGCCGCCGGTCTGTCCGTCGCGGCCGGGGCCGTCTCGTTCGCCTCGCCCTGCGTGCTGCCGTTGGTTCCCGGATATCTGTCCTACCTGCTGTCGCTGACCGGAGCCGAGGCTCGGACAGCCGTTCCGGCGCAGACGGTCCCGGCCGGTGCGGCGGGCCTGCCCGAACCCGCGCCGCAGGAGGCCTCGGCCCGCCCCGCCCGCCGTCGGCTCGTCGGCGCGACGGCGCTCTTCGTGCTGGGGTTCACCGTCGTCTTCCTGCTGCAGTCCTGGGCGGTGCTGGGCCTGTCCCGGCTGCTGCTGACCAACCAGGACGTGCTGCTGCGGGTCGGCGGCGTGATCATCATCGTGCTGGGCGTGGCCATGGCCGGGTTCGTCCGCCCGCTGCAGACCGAACGACGCCTGCACCTGCGCCCGCGCGGCCGCATCCTCGGCGCCCCGCTGCTGGGCGCGGTCTTCGCCCTGGGCTGGACCGTGTGCCTCGGGCCGACCCTGGCCGGGGTCCTCGCGCTGGCCGGTTCCACCAGCTGGGGGGACTCGTCGGCGCGCGGTCTGGTCCTGGTGCTCTGCTACTGCGCCGGCCTGGGCGTGCCGTTCCTGCTGCTGGCGCTGGGCTTCGGCTGGGCCGGTACCGCGGTCGCCGTGCTGCGCCGGCACAGCCGGACCATCCAGTTGGTCGGTGCCGCCGCGCTGGTCGTCCTCGGCGTCCTGATGGTGACGGGCGTCTGGGGTCAGGTCATCGCGTGGCTGCAGGTGTCCGTGTCCGGCAGCGGGACGGTGCTCTAG
- a CDS encoding TlpA family protein disulfide reductase gives MTGRTTVRDRRRTRPRLLAAGLAVALLTAGCSSGNDAAVFGGTFTFVSPDGKIDLSYPTAERGTVQNLSGTSVSDAAETVSLDQYTGKVVVLNFWGSWCAPCRAEADDLNRAADELAGDGVQFLGLNVKDARDSAADFASGKQTPYPSIYDPGMATLLSLRGFPTSGIPSTIVLDREHRVAQIWLRGVTADEIVPVIRQIATEQ, from the coding sequence ATGACCGGGAGGACCACCGTGCGCGACCGGCGCCGAACCCGCCCGCGGCTGCTGGCCGCGGGGCTCGCCGTTGCCCTGCTGACCGCCGGCTGCAGCAGCGGCAACGATGCCGCCGTCTTCGGCGGCACGTTCACCTTCGTGTCGCCGGACGGCAAGATCGATCTCTCGTACCCGACCGCGGAACGCGGCACGGTGCAGAACCTGTCCGGCACCAGCGTGTCCGACGCGGCGGAGACGGTGAGCCTGGACCAGTACACCGGCAAGGTCGTGGTGCTCAACTTCTGGGGTTCCTGGTGCGCCCCCTGCCGGGCCGAGGCCGACGACCTGAACCGGGCCGCCGACGAGCTCGCCGGCGACGGCGTGCAGTTCCTCGGCCTGAACGTGAAGGACGCCCGGGACAGCGCCGCCGACTTCGCGTCGGGCAAGCAGACGCCGTACCCCTCGATCTACGACCCGGGGATGGCGACGCTGCTCTCCCTGCGCGGGTTCCCGACCAGTGGCATCCCGTCGACGATCGTGCTGGACCGCGAGCACCGGGTGGCGCAGATCTGGCTCCGCGGGGTCACCGCCGACGAGATCGTGCCGGTCATCCGGCAGATCGCGACCGAGCAGTGA
- a CDS encoding histidine phosphatase family protein — protein sequence MSAPELTTVHLLRHGKVHNPDNVLYGRLPGYVLSRSGHAMARAAADFLAGADVAHLAASPLVRAQQTAEPMVERFGVPIVTDERLIEAGNSFQGRRMDRSTALELATRPWRWPALRDPFTPSWGEPYLDIAHRMLAAVSVAVQVAAGREAVLVSHQLPVYTVRRFLEGRRLWHDPRRRQCSLASLTSLHFRDGIYVGLSYAEPARHIAAENDGDTTPAAGVAP from the coding sequence ATGAGCGCCCCGGAGCTGACCACCGTGCACCTGCTCCGGCACGGGAAGGTGCACAACCCGGACAACGTGCTCTACGGGCGGTTGCCCGGCTACGTGCTGTCCCGGTCCGGGCACGCGATGGCCCGGGCCGCGGCGGATTTCCTCGCCGGCGCCGACGTCGCCCACCTCGCCGCGTCCCCGCTGGTGCGCGCCCAGCAGACCGCCGAGCCGATGGTCGAGCGGTTCGGTGTGCCGATCGTCACCGACGAGCGGCTGATCGAGGCCGGGAACTCCTTCCAGGGGCGCCGGATGGACCGGTCCACCGCGCTGGAACTGGCCACCCGGCCGTGGCGCTGGCCGGCCCTGCGGGACCCCTTCACCCCGTCCTGGGGCGAGCCGTACCTGGACATCGCCCACCGCATGTTGGCCGCCGTGTCGGTCGCGGTGCAGGTCGCAGCGGGTCGGGAGGCCGTGCTGGTCTCCCATCAGCTGCCCGTCTACACCGTCCGCCGCTTCCTGGAGGGGCGGCGGCTCTGGCACGATCCGCGCCGCCGGCAGTGCTCGCTGGCCTCGCTCACCTCGCTGCACTTCCGGGACGGGATCTACGTCGGGCTCTCCTACGCCGAACCGGCCCGTCACATCGCGGCGGAGAATGACGGGGACACCACCCCGGCCGCCGGGGTGGCCCCATGA
- a CDS encoding uroporphyrinogen-III synthase codes for MTRARRTGGRIAFVGAGPGDRGLLTVRAQEALRAAAVVLTDPDVPAEVTELAGHAEVRPAVGEPADVAKALVNGYRAGQYVVRLVAGDVLTADPVIKELQAVARSSAVFEIIPGVSAAAAAASYSGIPVGSVHTVADVRSASDWHALAGAPGTLMLQASAGHLADTATLLAEAGLAAETPAAVICGATTPHQRTVDGTLATLDGIGRELPGPLVVTVGAGVSSRAKLSWWESRALYGWRVLIPQTRDSSDDMLDLLRQHGAIPQRVPTVAVEPPRTPAQMERAVKGLVDGRYQWVVFTSTNSVRAVWEKFCEFGLDARAFAGVKIACVDSATEHALRALGLRCELVSAHEGSCVGLLEDFPDFDDVLDPVDRVLLPRADIATETLAEGLRERGWEIDDVTAYRTVRAAPPAAPVREAIKTGGFEAVCFTSASTVRNLVGIAGKPHTRSIVACLGPKTAETAREFGLRVDVQPEIAELDALVEALADHATRLRSEGALPPPRKSPRRR; via the coding sequence ATGACCCGTGCGCGCAGGACCGGCGGCCGGATTGCCTTCGTCGGAGCCGGTCCCGGAGACCGCGGTCTCCTGACCGTCCGAGCCCAGGAGGCGCTGCGGGCGGCCGCCGTCGTCCTCACCGATCCGGACGTTCCCGCCGAGGTGACCGAGCTGGCCGGGCACGCCGAGGTGCGGCCCGCGGTGGGGGAGCCCGCCGACGTGGCCAAGGCCCTGGTCAACGGGTACCGGGCCGGGCAGTACGTGGTCCGCCTGGTCGCCGGCGACGTGCTCACCGCCGATCCGGTCATCAAGGAACTGCAGGCGGTGGCCCGCAGCTCGGCCGTCTTCGAGATCATCCCCGGGGTGTCCGCCGCGGCGGCAGCCGCTTCGTACTCCGGCATCCCCGTCGGGTCCGTGCACACCGTCGCCGACGTCCGGTCCGCCTCGGACTGGCACGCCCTGGCCGGCGCCCCGGGCACGTTGATGCTGCAGGCCTCGGCCGGGCACCTCGCCGACACCGCGACCCTGCTCGCCGAGGCCGGTCTGGCCGCGGAGACCCCGGCCGCCGTCATCTGCGGCGCCACCACTCCCCACCAGCGCACCGTGGACGGCACGCTGGCCACCCTGGACGGCATCGGCCGCGAGCTCCCGGGGCCGCTCGTGGTCACCGTGGGAGCCGGCGTGTCCTCCCGGGCCAAGCTCTCCTGGTGGGAGTCCCGCGCCCTGTACGGGTGGCGGGTGCTCATCCCGCAGACCCGGGACTCCTCCGACGACATGCTCGACCTGCTCCGGCAGCACGGTGCGATCCCGCAGCGGGTCCCCACCGTCGCGGTGGAACCGCCGCGCACCCCCGCCCAGATGGAGCGGGCGGTGAAGGGCCTGGTCGACGGGCGCTACCAGTGGGTCGTGTTCACCTCGACCAACTCGGTGCGGGCGGTGTGGGAGAAGTTCTGCGAGTTCGGCCTGGACGCCCGTGCGTTCGCCGGCGTGAAGATCGCCTGCGTGGACTCCGCCACCGAGCATGCGCTGCGCGCCCTGGGTCTGCGCTGCGAGCTGGTGTCCGCCCACGAGGGGTCGTGCGTCGGACTGCTGGAGGACTTCCCGGACTTCGACGACGTGCTCGACCCCGTCGACCGGGTGCTGCTGCCCCGCGCCGACATCGCCACCGAGACGCTGGCCGAAGGCCTGCGGGAACGCGGCTGGGAGATCGACGACGTCACCGCGTACCGCACCGTGCGGGCGGCGCCGCCGGCCGCGCCGGTCCGCGAGGCCATCAAGACCGGCGGCTTCGAGGCGGTCTGCTTCACCTCCGCCTCGACCGTGCGCAACCTCGTCGGCATCGCCGGCAAGCCGCACACCCGGTCGATCGTGGCCTGCCTGGGCCCGAAGACGGCCGAGACCGCCCGCGAGTTCGGCCTCCGGGTCGACGTCCAGCCGGAGATCGCCGAACTGGACGCCCTGGTCGAGGCGCTCGCGGACCACGCCACCCGACTGCGGTCCGAGGGTGCGCTGCCGCCGCCCCGGAAGTCCCCCCGCCGACGCTGA
- a CDS encoding redox-sensing transcriptional repressor Rex, protein MTAQVPDAPDGGHGRPVPDATVARLAVYLRVLTELRWAATGPAAPLGHPRTISSADLARLAGVKPANLRRDLTFLGSYGVRGVGYDIHLLTTGISAALGADRSAPVALVGLGNLGQALAGYAGFGGRGFRIAALFDADPQRIGRTVAGLVIQDIGDAGRVCREAGIAIGVIATPEHAAQPVADVLVGAGVRSILNFAPGVLLVPDDVQVRRVDLALELQMLAFHEGRRADPAPTGVAVSS, encoded by the coding sequence GTGACAGCGCAGGTCCCAGACGCCCCGGACGGCGGCCACGGCCGGCCCGTTCCGGACGCCACCGTGGCCCGGCTCGCCGTGTATCTCCGCGTTCTCACCGAGTTGCGCTGGGCGGCAACGGGTCCGGCCGCCCCGCTGGGCCACCCGCGGACGATCTCCTCCGCCGACCTCGCCCGCCTGGCCGGCGTGAAGCCGGCCAATCTCCGACGTGACCTGACCTTCCTGGGCTCCTACGGTGTCCGCGGTGTCGGGTACGACATCCACCTGCTCACCACCGGGATCAGCGCGGCGCTCGGCGCCGACCGGTCCGCTCCGGTCGCCCTGGTCGGCCTGGGCAACCTCGGACAGGCGCTGGCCGGGTACGCCGGGTTCGGCGGTCGCGGGTTCCGGATCGCCGCTCTCTTCGACGCCGACCCGCAGCGCATCGGCCGCACCGTCGCCGGCCTGGTCATCCAGGACATCGGCGACGCCGGGCGGGTGTGCCGGGAGGCGGGCATCGCCATCGGGGTGATCGCCACCCCCGAGCACGCCGCCCAGCCGGTCGCCGACGTCCTCGTCGGGGCCGGGGTGCGTTCCATCCTCAACTTCGCCCCGGGCGTGCTGCTGGTCCCCGACGACGTGCAGGTGCGCCGGGTCGACCTCGCCCTCGAGCTGCAGATGCTCGCCTTCCACGAGGGTCGCCGCGCCGATCCCGCCCCGACCGGGGTGGCGGTGTCGTCATGA
- a CDS encoding glutaredoxin family protein, whose product MHQVILYTRVGCHLCDVAKDVAVPVCADTGAEFREVDVDADPEDRAEYGDRVPVVVIDGVEHGYFEVDADRLRRALTG is encoded by the coding sequence ATGCACCAGGTCATCCTCTACACCCGCGTCGGCTGCCACCTCTGCGATGTCGCCAAGGACGTCGCCGTCCCCGTGTGCGCCGACACCGGCGCGGAGTTCCGCGAGGTCGACGTGGACGCCGACCCGGAGGATCGGGCCGAGTACGGCGACCGGGTCCCGGTGGTGGTGATCGACGGGGTCGAGCACGGCTACTTCGAGGTGGACGCCGACCGTCTGCGCCGTGCCCTGACCGGATGA
- a CDS encoding acyl-CoA dehydrogenase family protein: MPSTVDRELPTPESVELMDLVRRLVRDELAPRVAKAEAQSAFPRDVLAQLGDLGLLSLPFPSRWGGGDQPSAVNLQVIEELARGWLTVALGVSVHLLACGAVVDFGTADQQDALLPDMLGGATLGAYCLSEAHAGSDAGALRTRAVRDGDEYVLTGDKAWITHGPVADFFLVAARTGDDASHGISTFLVPGGTPGVVAGPPERKMGLRASPTSTLHLDCARVAADRRIGFEGQGFRIAMSSLDSGRLGIAACAVGLAQASLDCAAEYAAQRTAFRRPIDEFQGVSFLLADAAARIAAARQLYLYAARRKDAGRPFSTEAAMAKLIATDTAMAVTTDMVQVLGGAGYVEDHPVERYMREAKVLQIVEGTNQVQRVLIARSLRQAPRRP; the protein is encoded by the coding sequence ATGCCCAGCACGGTCGACCGGGAACTGCCCACGCCGGAATCCGTCGAGCTGATGGATCTGGTGCGGCGGCTGGTCCGCGACGAGCTCGCCCCGCGGGTGGCCAAGGCCGAGGCGCAGAGCGCCTTCCCCCGGGACGTGCTCGCCCAGCTCGGCGATCTCGGACTGCTGTCGCTGCCCTTCCCGTCGCGGTGGGGCGGCGGGGACCAACCGTCGGCGGTCAACCTGCAGGTGATCGAGGAGCTGGCGCGCGGATGGCTCACCGTCGCCCTCGGCGTCAGCGTCCATCTGCTGGCCTGCGGCGCGGTGGTCGACTTCGGCACGGCCGACCAGCAGGACGCACTGCTGCCCGACATGCTCGGCGGGGCCACCCTGGGCGCCTACTGCCTGTCCGAGGCGCACGCCGGCTCCGACGCCGGGGCGCTGCGCACCCGGGCGGTACGCGACGGCGACGAGTACGTCCTCACCGGTGACAAGGCCTGGATCACCCACGGCCCGGTGGCCGACTTCTTCCTCGTCGCCGCCCGGACCGGGGACGACGCCTCGCACGGCATCAGCACCTTCCTGGTCCCCGGCGGGACGCCCGGGGTGGTCGCCGGGCCGCCGGAACGCAAGATGGGCCTGCGCGCCTCGCCGACCTCGACCCTGCACCTGGATTGCGCGCGCGTGGCCGCCGACCGGCGGATCGGCTTCGAGGGCCAGGGGTTCCGGATCGCGATGAGCTCCCTGGACTCCGGGCGCCTGGGCATCGCGGCCTGCGCCGTGGGGTTGGCCCAGGCCTCGCTGGACTGCGCGGCCGAGTACGCGGCGCAGCGCACCGCGTTCCGGCGGCCCATCGACGAGTTCCAGGGCGTCTCGTTCCTGCTGGCCGACGCGGCGGCCCGGATCGCGGCCGCCCGTCAGCTCTACCTGTACGCGGCCCGCCGCAAGGACGCCGGCCGCCCGTTCTCGACCGAGGCGGCGATGGCCAAACTCATCGCGACGGACACGGCGATGGCGGTGACCACCGACATGGTGCAGGTGCTGGGCGGGGCCGGTTACGTCGAGGACCACCCGGTGGAGCGCTACATGCGCGAGGCCAAGGTGCTGCAGATCGTCGAGGGCACGAACCAGGTGCAGCGCGTGCTCATCGCCCGCTCGCTGCGCCAGGCGCCGCGCCGGCCCTGA